The following is a genomic window from Pseudomonas sp. FP2335.
TAAAGCTGTAGGGATCTGCCCAGAACAAGCCGAGCGCTTCGGCATCGGTCTCCATCAGCGCCGCAGCACTTTGGCCTTCCCAGGCGCCGAAGTGCAGCTCTTGCAGATCCGGCTCCAGGCTGACCGGCACCTGCAATTGAGCGCCCAACTCTTCGGCAAAACGTGCGCAACGCTGCAAAGGCGAGCTGACCAGCCGATGCCACGGCCCCTGGGCCACCACGGCGGCGCACATCTGCTCCCAGCCCTTGGCGGTCAGCGCGTCGTCCAGGCTGCCGCGCAGGCCGCCGCCCAGCTCGGTCTCGCCGTGGCGCAACAGGTCCAGGTGCAAAGTCATGCCGGGCGGTCTGCCACGGCGGCTTCGGCGAAGGTGGCCATCTGGCCGTGCAAGGCACACGCCAGGCGCAACAATGGCACCGCCAGGGCCGCACCGCTACCTTCGCCCAGGCGCAGGCCAAGCTCCAGCAGCGGCCGTGCGTCGAGGCTTTGCAGCACGAGACGATGGCCTGGCTCGGCGCCCCGGTGGCCGAACACCAGCCATTCGCGGCAGCCCGGGTTCAGGCGTGTGGCCACCAGCGCGGCGACGCTGCAGATAAACCCGTCCACCAGCACCACGATGCCTTCCTGGGCGCAGGCCAGGTATGCGCCGACCAGCGCTGCAATTTCAAAGCCGCCGAGATTGAACAGGGTGTGCAACACGTCATCGCGCTGCCCGGCGTGCACCGCCAGTGCCCGCTCGATCACCGCAACCTTGTGACTGACGCCTTGGGCATTCAAGCCGGTGCCCGGCCCCGTAAGATCGCTGACCGGGCAATCGAGCAACGCACACGCCAGCGCACTGGCGGCAGTGGTGTTGCCGATGCCCATCTCACCGCCGATAAACAACTGCGCACCGCTCGCCAGTGCACGACGCGCACTGTCACGACCGGCTTGCAACGCCAACCGCCCCTGGGCTCCAGTCATCGCCGGACCGTTGACGAAGTTGGCAGTGCCCGCGCCGATGTTCAGGTGACGTACCCCAGGCAGGTTCAGCGACGGCGTGACCGTGCCGAGGTCGATCACTTCCAACTGCGCGTCCAACTGCCGCGCCAGTACGCTGATAGCGGCACCGCCGGTGACAAAGTTATGCAGCATCTGCCCGGTGACTTCCTGGGGAAATGCCGACACGCCTTCGGCGACCACACCATGATCACCGGCAAAGATCGCGATCCACAGTTGATCCACCGAAGGTTTGACCTGCCCCTGCAAGCCGGCCAATTGCACGGCCAACGCTTCCAGCTGGCCAAGGGAACCCGCCGGTTTGGTCAGTTGCTGCTGACGCGCCAAGGCTTGTTCGTACGCCGCAGTGTCAATCGCCTTACATGGGTTGAGCCACCAGATGTCAGTCATAACGCAGTACCTTTCAAAGTCAGGGGCAGGCCGGCAACCGTCAGGACAACACGCTGACAACGCTCAGCCAAAGCTTGATGCAGCCAACCGGCTTCATCCACATAGCGGCGAGTCAATTCGCCCAGCGGCACGACACCGAGGCCGGTCTCGTTGCTGACAAAAATGATTTCACCCGGCAGCGCGGCCAGGGTTTCCAGCAGTTGATCGCGCTCGAACGCCAGGCGCTGGGGGTCTTCGAGCATCAGCAGGTTGGTCAGCCACAGCGTCAGGCAATCCACCAACAGGCAGCGGCCGGCGGCGGCGTTTTCGCGCAGGACGCGGGCGAGTTCGACGGGTTCTTCGATCAGCCCCCAGTGGTCGGGGCGACGCTGGCGATGCAGGGCGACGCGTTCGTTCATCTCACCGTCCAGCGGCTGGCTGGTGGCGATGTAGATGACCGGCAACGCGCTGTCGCTGGCGAGCTTTTCGGCGAGACGGCTTTTGCCGGAGCGGGCGCCGCCGAGGATCAGTTGCAGCATAAGGTCACACCTTCCTGTGGGAGCAGTGCAGCAGTTGAAACCCACATACAGTTAAATCCCACACAGCGTGCGCAGCAATTCAGTGTCCAGGTGGTTCTCCACCAAGTCCGCCAACCGCTCGATGTCACGCTCGCGCAACGCGTGGTAATCCACGCTTTGCACATCCTGCAAGCCCGCCCAGCGCAGCAACGCGCTGCACGCGGCCGGGGTTTCGAACAGGCCGTGAAGGTAGGTGCCGAGGATCTGCCCATCCGCACTCTGGGCGCCGTCGCTGCGACCGTCATCCAACAACACGGCGGCGTTCGCCAGCGCGCTGCCGGACGTCACGCCCGCATGGATCTCATACCCGCTGACCTCGGCGTTTTCCAACAGCAGGCGCCCGCGCACGTTGCGCAGCTGCTTTTCTTCTTCCAGCGTGGTGCTGAAGGCCAGCAGCCCCAAGCCATGGCTGGAGCCCGACGGCCCTTCCAGGCCCAACGGGTCGTGAACCTGCTCGCCGAGCATCTGCAAGCCGCCGCAAATGCCAAGCACTTTGCCGCCATAGCGCAAATGTCGCGCCACGGCGCTGTCCCAGCCGTTGGCACGCAAGTAGGCCAGGTCGCTGCGCACGCTTTTCGAGCCCGGCAGGATGATCAGGTCGGCAGGCGGAATCGGCTGGCCCGGCCCGACAAATTGCAAATCCACCTGGGGATGCAGGCGCAGCGGGTCGAAATCCGTGTGGTTGCTGATGCGCGGCAACACCGGCACCACCACCTTGAGCACTTGGGCGGCCTTGTCGATCTGGCGCTTGTCGATGCCATCTTCGGCTTCCAGGTGCAGGTCCATCACGTAGGGCAATACGCCCACCACAGGCTTGCCGGTGCGCGCTTGCAGCCAATCCAGGCCGGGTTGCAATAACGCAATATCGCCGCGAAAACGGTTGATGATGAAGCCTTTGACCCGCGCCTGTTCGCTCGGCGACAGCAATTCCAGGGTGCCGACCAGGTGCGCGAATACGCCGCCACGATTGATGTCGGCGATCAGCAGCACCGGGCAATCCACGGCTTCGGCGAAGCCCATGTTGGCGATGTCGTTGGCGCGCAGGTTGATCTCCGCCGGGGAGCCCGCGCCCTCCACCATCACCACCGGATAGGCATCGCTCAGGCGTGCATGGGAGGCCAGCACGGCTTGCATCGCGATGGCTTTGTAATCGTGATAGGCCACGGCGTTCATGCTGGTGACGGCACGGCCGTGGATGATCACCTGGGAACCGGTGTCACTGTTGGGCTTGAGCAGCACCGGGTTCATGTCGGTATGGGGCGCCAGGTTGGCGGCCTGGGCCTGCACGGCTTGGGCGCGGCCGATCTCGCCACCTTCGGCCGTCACGGCGCTGTTGAGGGCCATGTTCTGCGGCTTGAACGGCGCCACAGCCACGCCCTGGCGGACCAGCCAACGGCACAGCGCGGTGACCAGGGTGCTCTTGCCGGCATCGGAGGTGGTG
Proteins encoded in this region:
- the cobC gene encoding alpha-ribazole phosphatase family protein; its protein translation is MTLHLDLLRHGETELGGGLRGSLDDALTAKGWEQMCAAVVAQGPWHRLVSSPLQRCARFAEELGAQLQVPVSLEPDLQELHFGAWEGQSAAALMETDAEALGLFWADPYSFTPPEGEAVSDFSDRVLGAVARLHQAHAGERVLLVSHGGVMRLLLARARGLPREQLLNVEVGHGALFNLQVAADGVLKEGI
- the cobT gene encoding nicotinate-nucleotide--dimethylbenzimidazole phosphoribosyltransferase; translated protein: MTDIWWLNPCKAIDTAAYEQALARQQQLTKPAGSLGQLEALAVQLAGLQGQVKPSVDQLWIAIFAGDHGVVAEGVSAFPQEVTGQMLHNFVTGGAAISVLARQLDAQLEVIDLGTVTPSLNLPGVRHLNIGAGTANFVNGPAMTGAQGRLALQAGRDSARRALASGAQLFIGGEMGIGNTTAASALACALLDCPVSDLTGPGTGLNAQGVSHKVAVIERALAVHAGQRDDVLHTLFNLGGFEIAALVGAYLACAQEGIVVLVDGFICSVAALVATRLNPGCREWLVFGHRGAEPGHRLVLQSLDARPLLELGLRLGEGSGAALAVPLLRLACALHGQMATFAEAAVADRPA
- the cobU gene encoding bifunctional adenosylcobinamide kinase/adenosylcobinamide-phosphate guanylyltransferase, with the protein product MLQLILGGARSGKSRLAEKLASDSALPVIYIATSQPLDGEMNERVALHRQRRPDHWGLIEEPVELARVLRENAAAGRCLLVDCLTLWLTNLLMLEDPQRLAFERDQLLETLAALPGEIIFVSNETGLGVVPLGELTRRYVDEAGWLHQALAERCQRVVLTVAGLPLTLKGTAL
- a CDS encoding cobyric acid synthase; this translates as MSTLMVQGTTSDAGKSTLVTALCRWLVRQGVAVAPFKPQNMALNSAVTAEGGEIGRAQAVQAQAANLAPHTDMNPVLLKPNSDTGSQVIIHGRAVTSMNAVAYHDYKAIAMQAVLASHARLSDAYPVVMVEGAGSPAEINLRANDIANMGFAEAVDCPVLLIADINRGGVFAHLVGTLELLSPSEQARVKGFIINRFRGDIALLQPGLDWLQARTGKPVVGVLPYVMDLHLEAEDGIDKRQIDKAAQVLKVVVPVLPRISNHTDFDPLRLHPQVDLQFVGPGQPIPPADLIILPGSKSVRSDLAYLRANGWDSAVARHLRYGGKVLGICGGLQMLGEQVHDPLGLEGPSGSSHGLGLLAFSTTLEEEKQLRNVRGRLLLENAEVSGYEIHAGVTSGSALANAAVLLDDGRSDGAQSADGQILGTYLHGLFETPAACSALLRWAGLQDVQSVDYHALRERDIERLADLVENHLDTELLRTLCGI